TCAGCTTCTCATTCGTGATGTCGAGCGCATGTGCGATATCGAATCCACGGACACCGCCGCCGGCACCGCAGCACTGCATCTTGTTGCGGTACTGGATCGGTTCGGCGCCGAGAGCGGCGACGAGTTCTTCCATCCACATCGGATTCTCGGTGTCCCCGAAGTGCCGCTCTTTGCTCGGCTTCATCAGGTGGCAGCCGTAGTGAACGGCGATCTTCGCACCGGAGAGGGGGCGCTTGACGCTGTCGGCGAGTTTCTTGACGCCCACGATCTTGGGATCGTAGTAGAGCTCGGCGAGGTGCCAGACGTCGACGGTCCCCTTGAACTCCATATCGATCTCTTTGAGCACCTCGTTGACTCCGTCGCGGAGTTCATCGTTGTGCTTCAGCTTGTGGTTGACTTCCCAGATGGACTTGTAGCACCCGTTGCAGATCAGGGCGATGTCCATGCCCATCTGCTCGGCGAGCACGACGTTCCGGGCCGCCATCGCGTACCAGACATTTAAGTCGATCGAACCGAACGCACCCGGTGCCGGGCAGCAGCTTGCGCCCTTCAGGGGCAGGAGGTCGATGCCGACGTTCTTGCTGGTCTGGATGGCCGCCGCCTCGATTCCCGGATACCGGTTCGGGGCGATGCACCCGAGGAAGAATGCATACTGATGGTTGTTTCCGCTCATGGTTTCACTCTCCCTCCGCGAGAATTCTGTCCGCGTTCTCTTTCAGCCTGTAGTGGTCGAGGA
The genomic region above belongs to Methanoculleus oceani and contains:
- the hdrB gene encoding CoB--CoM heterodisulfide reductase subunit B, yielding MSGNNHQYAFFLGCIAPNRYPGIEAAAIQTSKNVGIDLLPLKGASCCPAPGAFGSIDLNVWYAMAARNVVLAEQMGMDIALICNGCYKSIWEVNHKLKHNDELRDGVNEVLKEIDMEFKGTVDVWHLAELYYDPKIVGVKKLADSVKRPLSGAKIAVHYGCHLMKPSKERHFGDTENPMWMEELVAALGAEPIQYRNKMQCCGAGGGVRGFDIAHALDITNEKLINMTEAGIDAVTEVCPFCQLQFDRGQIEIKEKFGAEYGIPVLHYNELLGLAQGMSPDELALDLHAIDVEPFLKKIL